The Chryseobacterium nakagawai genome has a segment encoding these proteins:
- a CDS encoding NAD(P)H-dependent oxidoreductase gives MNYLEALNRRYSVKKFNNQIIPQETLHNILESGKLSASSLGLQPYKIIIVESEEMKQKLIPAFYNPSQISTCSHLVVIVSKKIIEENYIKGYFKHISEVRETPLEQLVPFKNSINQHINQKTLDEIFNWAEKQSYIVLANLMYAAAIENIDSCPMEGFRQDMIEEILNINPETEKVTVTLALGYRSEEDYFQHMKKVRKPNEKLFKFI, from the coding sequence ATGAATTATTTGGAGGCTTTAAACAGAAGATATTCTGTGAAAAAATTTAATAATCAAATTATTCCTCAGGAAACTCTTCACAACATTCTTGAGTCAGGAAAGCTGTCTGCAAGTTCTTTGGGGCTTCAACCCTATAAGATTATCATTGTTGAAAGTGAAGAAATGAAACAAAAGTTAATTCCTGCTTTTTATAACCCATCCCAGATTTCCACATGCTCTCATCTTGTTGTAATTGTTTCGAAAAAGATCATTGAAGAAAATTATATCAAAGGATATTTTAAACATATATCGGAAGTAAGAGAAACTCCACTTGAGCAACTCGTTCCATTCAAGAACAGTATCAATCAGCATATTAATCAAAAAACACTGGATGAAATTTTTAACTGGGCAGAAAAGCAGTCTTATATCGTTTTAGCCAACCTGATGTACGCTGCTGCTATTGAAAACATAGACTCATGCCCCATGGAAGGCTTCAGACAGGATATGATAGAAGAAATTCTAAACATCAATCCTGAAACAGAAAAAGTAACCGTTACCCTCGCTTTAGGCTACCGTTCTGAGGAAGACTACTTCCAACACATGAAAAAAGTAAGAAAACCAAACGAAAAATTGTTTAAATTTATTTAA
- the nadB gene encoding L-aspartate oxidase has protein sequence MIKADVLVIGSGISGLSYAIKVSEQLPDAKIIIVTKSDEDESNTKYAQGGLAVVTDFQKDNFEKHIEDTMRAGDGENKRDVVEMVVKEAPARFNEIVEWGAQFDMKNGKFALGREGGHTENRIVHHKDITGFEIERALLETANSSPNIEILDHHYVIDIITQHHVPGKELNEGDIHCYGAYILDEKSKTIKKITSKITLAATGGAGHVYKNTTNPTIATGDGIAFVARAKGKVSNMQYYQFHPTALYNKIDGMLFLISEAVRGDGAKLRTKRGEKFMQKYDEREELASRDIVARAIDNEMKILGDEYVGLDCREMNQEKFLEHFPNIYKKCKDEGIDPFTQLIPVVPACHYLMGGIEVDRDGQSSIRNLFAVGECTNSGLHGANRLASNSLLEGLVFGHNAAMKTVSLLNENLFNFDDLKAVPEWNEEGMKIMDEMVIVSYLRKQLQEMMSDLVGIVRSNRRLTMALQKHQEIAAAVNEIYHYSILSPQLSELRNLTTVAHLIITQSMEMKENKGAFYNKDLA, from the coding sequence ATGATAAAAGCGGATGTATTAGTAATCGGTTCCGGAATTTCCGGACTTTCTTATGCCATTAAAGTTTCTGAACAACTCCCTGATGCCAAAATCATCATTGTAACAAAGTCTGATGAAGATGAAAGCAATACCAAATACGCACAAGGCGGTCTTGCTGTAGTCACCGACTTTCAGAAAGACAATTTTGAAAAACATATAGAAGACACCATGCGTGCCGGAGACGGGGAAAACAAGCGTGATGTTGTAGAAATGGTAGTCAAGGAAGCTCCTGCAAGATTCAATGAAATTGTAGAATGGGGTGCTCAATTCGATATGAAAAATGGCAAATTTGCCCTGGGAAGAGAAGGGGGCCATACCGAAAACAGAATCGTCCATCATAAAGATATTACAGGCTTTGAAATTGAAAGAGCCCTCTTGGAAACGGCTAATAGCAGCCCAAATATTGAAATTCTAGACCATCACTATGTAATTGACATCATTACCCAGCACCACGTTCCGGGAAAAGAACTTAATGAAGGAGATATTCATTGCTATGGTGCTTATATTTTGGATGAAAAATCCAAAACCATCAAAAAAATAACCTCTAAAATTACACTGGCTGCCACAGGAGGTGCCGGACATGTTTATAAAAACACAACCAATCCTACCATTGCAACAGGAGATGGAATTGCTTTCGTAGCCCGTGCAAAAGGAAAGGTTTCTAATATGCAGTATTATCAGTTTCACCCTACCGCTCTGTACAATAAGATTGACGGAATGCTTTTCCTTATTTCCGAAGCAGTGCGGGGAGATGGCGCCAAATTAAGAACCAAAAGAGGTGAAAAGTTCATGCAAAAATATGATGAACGCGAAGAATTAGCCTCCAGAGACATTGTAGCCAGAGCTATTGATAACGAAATGAAAATTTTGGGAGACGAATACGTAGGACTGGATTGTCGTGAGATGAATCAGGAAAAATTCCTTGAACATTTCCCGAATATTTATAAAAAATGTAAAGACGAAGGAATTGATCCGTTCACTCAATTAATTCCTGTAGTTCCTGCCTGTCATTACTTGATGGGCGGTATTGAAGTGGATAGAGACGGACAATCTTCCATCAGAAATCTTTTTGCAGTCGGAGAATGTACGAATTCTGGATTACATGGAGCCAACAGATTAGCTTCAAACTCATTGCTGGAAGGATTAGTCTTTGGACATAATGCCGCCATGAAAACAGTGTCTCTTCTTAATGAAAACCTATTTAACTTTGATGATTTAAAAGCAGTTCCGGAGTGGAATGAAGAAGGAATGAAGATCATGGATGAAATGGTCATCGTTAGCTACCTGAGAAAACAACTTCAGGAAATGATGAGCGACCTTGTAGGAATTGTGAGAAGTAACAGACGTTTAACTATGGCGTTACAAAAACACCAGGAAATTGCAGCTGCTGTGAATGAAATCTACCACTACTCTATTCTTTCTCCACAATTATCAGAACTGAGAAACCTGACTACTGTTGCTCATCTCATCATTACCCAATCTATGGAAATGAAAGAAAACAAAGGAGCATTTTACAATAAAGATTTAGCGTAA
- the nadC gene encoding carboxylating nicotinate-nucleotide diphosphorylase, whose protein sequence is MKRPAYVTDKALKTFIKNALEEDIQDGDHSTLSTIPENLQQSAKLLVKQDCILAGVELAEIIFKAFDKKLKVETFIKDGTPCKVGDVALLVTGSARSILSTERFVLNCMQRMSGIATLTHDWDSRLVGTKTKLLDTRKTTPNFRMCEKWAVAIGGGTNHRYGLYDMIMLKDNHIDYNGSITNAVKMAKDYVKKTKKKLKIEVETRNLEEVQEAINAKVDRIMLDNMDVKTMKKAVKMINGSTESEASGGITRDMLKEIASTGVTYISVGALTHSAENIDLSLKAVK, encoded by the coding sequence ATGAAAAGACCAGCCTACGTTACAGATAAAGCATTAAAAACATTTATAAAAAATGCGCTTGAAGAAGATATCCAGGATGGAGACCACTCTACCCTTTCTACAATTCCCGAAAATCTTCAGCAAAGTGCTAAGTTACTGGTAAAACAAGACTGCATCCTTGCAGGCGTAGAATTAGCAGAAATCATTTTTAAAGCTTTTGATAAAAAACTTAAGGTGGAAACTTTCATTAAAGATGGAACTCCTTGTAAGGTAGGAGACGTAGCTCTTCTTGTAACCGGAAGTGCAAGATCCATCCTTTCTACAGAAAGATTTGTTCTTAACTGTATGCAGAGAATGAGTGGTATTGCAACGCTTACTCATGACTGGGATTCAAGATTGGTAGGAACAAAAACCAAACTTTTAGATACCAGAAAAACGACTCCAAACTTTAGAATGTGTGAAAAATGGGCTGTAGCTATTGGTGGCGGAACCAACCACAGATATGGTCTTTATGATATGATTATGCTTAAAGACAACCATATCGACTATAATGGAAGCATTACCAATGCAGTAAAAATGGCCAAAGATTACGTTAAAAAGACGAAGAAAAAGTTAAAAATTGAAGTTGAAACCAGAAATCTGGAAGAAGTTCAGGAAGCTATCAATGCAAAAGTTGACAGAATCATGCTTGATAACATGGATGTTAAAACCATGAAGAAAGCTGTGAAAATGATAAATGGTTCTACTGAGTCTGAAGCATCTGGCGGAATTACCCGTGATATGCTTAAAGAAATTGCATCTACAGGCGTTACGTACATTTCTGTAGGGGCTTTAACACACTCGGCTGAGAATATAGATTTGAGTCTCAAAGCAGTGAAATAG
- a CDS encoding aspartate-semialdehyde dehydrogenase: protein MKVAVVGSTGMVGQVMLKVLEERNFPVTELIPVASEKSVGKKVKYKQKEFTIVSMKDAIAAKPDIAIFSAGGSTSLEFAPLFAEAGVTVIDNSSAWRMDPDKKLVVPEINADVLTKEDKIIANPNCSTIQLVMVLGPLNKKYDLKRVIVSTYQSVTGTGKAAVDQLNGEISGDDSTAKVYPYQIFKNALPHCDVFAEDDYTKEEIKLMKEPKKILGDDTFNLTATAVRVPVQGGHSESVNIEFENEFELDEVRKILSETPGVVVMDDVKNNHYPMPLYSEGKDEVFVGRIRRDLSQPKTLNLWIVADNLRKGAATNAVQIAEYLVANNLV from the coding sequence ATGAAAGTAGCTGTAGTAGGTTCAACAGGAATGGTTGGACAAGTTATGCTTAAAGTTTTGGAAGAAAGGAACTTCCCTGTAACAGAATTAATTCCGGTAGCTTCCGAAAAATCTGTAGGTAAAAAGGTGAAGTATAAACAGAAGGAATTTACGATTGTAAGCATGAAAGACGCTATAGCTGCCAAACCGGATATTGCTATCTTTTCTGCAGGAGGTTCTACTTCTCTTGAATTTGCTCCCTTATTTGCAGAAGCTGGAGTAACTGTAATCGATAACTCTTCAGCGTGGAGAATGGATCCTGATAAAAAATTAGTCGTTCCTGAAATTAATGCAGATGTATTGACTAAAGAAGACAAGATCATTGCAAATCCAAACTGTTCTACCATTCAGTTGGTAATGGTTTTAGGACCTTTGAACAAAAAATATGATTTAAAAAGAGTGATTGTTTCTACCTATCAATCTGTAACAGGAACAGGTAAAGCAGCTGTTGACCAATTAAACGGAGAGATCAGCGGTGATGATTCTACTGCTAAAGTATATCCATATCAGATCTTCAAAAATGCATTGCCTCATTGCGATGTATTTGCAGAGGATGATTATACTAAAGAAGAAATTAAATTGATGAAAGAACCTAAGAAAATTCTTGGTGATGACACCTTCAATTTAACGGCCACTGCAGTAAGAGTTCCGGTTCAGGGAGGTCATTCAGAAAGTGTAAATATCGAATTTGAAAACGAATTTGAACTGGACGAAGTAAGAAAGATTTTATCTGAGACTCCTGGAGTGGTAGTAATGGACGATGTAAAAAACAACCACTACCCGATGCCTCTATACTCAGAAGGAAAAGATGAAGTCTTCGTAGGAAGAATCAGACGGGACCTGTCACAGCCGAAAACGCTCAACCTTTGGATCGTAGCAGACAATCTGAGGAAAGGAGCAGCAACAAACGCTGTACAAATTGCAGAATACCTTGTAGCAAACAACTTAGTATAA
- a CDS encoding T9SS type B sorting domain-containing protein encodes MKKTLLFFMLGILLCLPEKTHSQTYQLSGNPVNTTGWDLVSDAIVSGDFIRLTTDQTSKYGAIKLSTPITLSYCDKWKVEFDFRIDGNGTTQFGRGDGFTFWYLANPPTGFVSGGGLGIPANASGLMVGFDIFNNTTEGQMSKVHVLYGTNNTAGNNIEFNNTPGSTFHSPDLNPTQPFVGNTYRHVEVNGETDLTNPTNWIIKIKIDGVLIADQSFAPSGNAVGMTQGYFGFSAATGGASARHSIQNAKVFVDKVPILNNTLKPFVCTNPATGSGTVDLTSYNTQFVNNPGNYIFTYYILGSATPIASPTSFQYTGNTTIKVVVKDPTSTLCDNGDGIIQLDPTPFAATDASLTECNNNNGGVGIFDLNSAAVTTVTGVTKEFYPSIHDLNASTNQITNPSAYVSPPGIIYVRVITAQGCVSTAKITLNTHPVITVYDVQIESCFIESNPLTASFNLINASVIPNPAAFTKKYYPSLTDALNGTNEITNPGAYIAPNGVAYVKVFNATGCFSIAKLTLKVNPPAPSRVLKDKIICMESKTTLDAGPGFKSYEWSTGATTQSIKNVGVGIYWVKLKTGECITTQTVTVIPAESPVISSVDISGGSVTVHVNGGMPPYQYSMDNIVWQDSNVFTNIPRGIAKIYVKDNYNCEPITVNITVPNLINIITPNDDGINDFIDYSALAVKPNFEVNIYDRYGLQVFKADKTNGYRWNGTANGRRVPTGSYWYSVSWNENNNNKITPINFAGWIIVKNRN; translated from the coding sequence ATGAAAAAAACTCTACTCTTTTTTATGCTGGGCATCTTACTCTGCCTTCCAGAAAAAACTCACTCTCAAACCTATCAGCTTAGCGGAAATCCGGTAAATACTACAGGCTGGGATCTTGTTTCAGATGCTATTGTAAGCGGAGATTTTATAAGACTTACCACCGACCAAACAAGCAAGTATGGAGCCATAAAATTATCCACCCCCATCACCCTAAGCTATTGTGATAAATGGAAGGTTGAATTTGATTTCAGAATTGATGGAAACGGAACAACACAGTTTGGACGTGGAGACGGTTTTACATTCTGGTATTTAGCCAACCCTCCAACAGGATTTGTGTCAGGAGGAGGCCTTGGAATTCCAGCCAATGCATCAGGACTTATGGTAGGCTTTGATATTTTTAATAATACTACAGAAGGCCAGATGAGTAAAGTACATGTTTTATATGGCACCAACAATACTGCTGGCAATAATATAGAATTCAATAATACTCCGGGAAGTACATTCCACTCTCCTGATCTGAATCCCACTCAACCTTTTGTAGGCAATACTTACAGACACGTTGAAGTAAACGGAGAAACAGATCTCACCAATCCTACCAACTGGATCATTAAAATTAAGATAGACGGGGTACTTATTGCCGATCAGTCATTTGCTCCTTCCGGGAATGCGGTAGGAATGACACAGGGATATTTTGGTTTTTCAGCAGCAACAGGAGGAGCCAGCGCCCGACACTCCATCCAAAATGCCAAGGTTTTTGTAGATAAAGTTCCTATTTTAAACAATACTTTAAAACCTTTTGTTTGCACCAATCCTGCAACAGGAAGCGGAACCGTTGACCTTACTTCATATAATACACAATTTGTAAATAATCCCGGAAATTATATTTTCACTTATTACATCTTAGGATCTGCCACACCCATTGCCAGTCCTACTAGCTTTCAGTATACAGGAAACACTACTATAAAAGTAGTTGTTAAAGATCCCACCTCAACCCTTTGTGATAACGGAGACGGAATCATCCAGTTAGACCCTACCCCGTTTGCAGCAACTGATGCTAGCCTTACAGAATGTAACAACAATAATGGAGGAGTTGGCATTTTTGATCTCAATTCAGCTGCTGTTACGACCGTAACAGGTGTTACTAAAGAATTCTATCCAAGTATACATGACCTGAATGCCAGCACCAATCAGATTACCAACCCCTCAGCTTACGTTTCTCCACCAGGTATCATTTATGTAAGGGTAATTACAGCACAGGGCTGCGTAAGCACAGCTAAAATCACACTGAACACCCATCCAGTTATAACTGTTTATGATGTTCAAATAGAATCATGTTTTATAGAAAGCAATCCATTGACCGCCTCTTTTAATCTTATTAATGCTAGTGTTATTCCAAATCCGGCTGCGTTTACAAAAAAATATTACCCATCATTAACCGACGCACTTAATGGAACAAACGAAATAACTAATCCGGGTGCATATATTGCTCCCAATGGAGTTGCCTATGTCAAAGTTTTCAATGCAACCGGATGCTTTTCAATCGCTAAACTCACTCTAAAAGTTAATCCTCCGGCTCCATCCAGAGTTTTAAAAGACAAAATCATCTGTATGGAAAGCAAAACAACACTGGATGCCGGCCCAGGATTTAAAAGTTATGAATGGAGCACTGGAGCCACCACGCAGTCTATTAAAAATGTTGGTGTCGGTATCTATTGGGTAAAACTAAAAACCGGAGAATGCATCACTACACAGACAGTAACTGTAATTCCAGCAGAAAGCCCTGTCATTTCAAGTGTAGATATTTCAGGAGGATCTGTCACAGTACACGTAAACGGGGGAATGCCTCCTTATCAATATTCAATGGATAATATTGTTTGGCAGGATTCCAATGTATTCACCAATATACCAAGAGGAATTGCTAAAATATACGTAAAAGACAACTATAACTGCGAACCTATTACCGTTAATATCACTGTACCTAACCTCATTAATATCATTACCCCTAATGATGACGGCATCAATGACTTTATTGACTATTCTGCATTGGCTGTTAAACCTAATTTTGAAGTTAATATTTACGACAGGTATGGCTTACAGGTCTTCAAGGCAGATAAAACGAATGGATACAGATGGAATGGTACAGCTAACGGAAGAAGAGTTCCTACAGGAAGTTACTGGTATTCTGTCTCATGGAATGAAAATAACAATAACAAGATTACTCCTATCAACTTCGCAGGGTGGATTATTGTTAAAAATAGAAATTAA
- a CDS encoding TonB-dependent receptor, giving the protein MKLINKSILTAVITLSTASVYYAQQGKDTVQAKSKDIEEVILKGVTDIAKDRKTPVAVSTIKAAQILERQGNQELVEILNTTPSVYATKGGGGFGDSQIVIRGFESRNIAVMVNGMPVNDMEGGTVYMSNWTGLSDVTSTMQIQRGLGSSKLAIASVGGTMNFLTRSADMKKGGVVRLGVGNNDFLKTSFAYNTGKSEKGWSSSFLMSRQAGSTYIQNTDYESYAYFFALGWEPNKKHNFQFTITGSPQWHDQRTYSPFIKDYINYNPDRDNTPDRTYNSDWGYYVNPDGSRTPIANRANYYSKPVMMLNWDWTMSEKSKLSTVLYMSNGRGGGTGDLGSFWNGKFNSNGTPSTNNINSYRRADGTYDYNQIFALNSTLPAAGNPYMVTNPANGKQYQVRDGIIRRSSINSHNWYGILANFQHKVNDNWNFSIGTDDRYYYGYHYQVVSDLYGARGYREILNNNVPPYTPSRGYDYKQLAWNPLGGKTAPLNEQIGYSNDGEVIWYSAFGQVEYTKDKLSAFLQGSVSNQGYQRIDNFVQDGVTKQQGQIVNTKTGFKNLFGYNIKGGANYNIDDHNNVFANIGYYSKQPFMNSVYPSNFQVVNPSLTNEKIFSAEVGYGFRSPKFSANLNVYRTEWRDRWLRRTNQTFTLADNSTTTGYAEISGITEIHQGVEFDAVYKPTSFLEFQGMFSWGDYYYKGNATGSAFDDNNNPLTLSGSSTASASTLYLDKVKVGGTSNNSIPQMTASLGATVKPVKDLSIFGTWRYVGKVYSSIDIATFSNQAAQDKGVLQLPDFNLFDLGISYKIKLKDASQYFTIGANVYNLFDTFYISDASTNVLSSDAPAKLADGTNNTAKKTYEQLGYMYKGVATDNRVLFGFGRTWAATLSFNF; this is encoded by the coding sequence ATGAAATTAATCAACAAATCAATACTAACTGCGGTAATTACTTTATCTACAGCTAGTGTTTATTACGCTCAACAAGGCAAGGACACAGTGCAAGCTAAGTCTAAAGACATTGAAGAGGTAATCTTAAAAGGTGTTACAGATATCGCTAAAGATAGAAAAACACCTGTAGCTGTTTCTACCATTAAAGCAGCACAAATTCTTGAAAGACAAGGAAATCAGGAACTTGTTGAAATTTTAAACACAACACCTTCTGTATATGCTACTAAAGGAGGTGGTGGTTTCGGAGACTCTCAAATTGTAATCAGAGGATTCGAATCAAGAAACATCGCAGTAATGGTAAACGGTATGCCTGTAAATGACATGGAAGGAGGTACTGTTTACATGTCAAACTGGACAGGTTTATCAGATGTAACAAGCACGATGCAGATACAAAGAGGACTTGGTTCTTCTAAATTAGCGATTGCTTCTGTAGGAGGGACAATGAACTTCCTTACAAGATCTGCAGATATGAAAAAAGGAGGTGTTGTTAGATTAGGAGTTGGTAACAATGACTTCTTAAAAACATCTTTCGCTTATAATACAGGTAAATCAGAAAAAGGTTGGTCTTCTTCATTCCTAATGAGCAGACAGGCTGGAAGCACATACATTCAAAATACAGATTATGAATCCTATGCTTACTTCTTTGCTCTAGGTTGGGAACCAAACAAAAAACACAATTTCCAATTCACCATTACAGGATCTCCTCAATGGCACGATCAAAGAACGTATTCTCCTTTCATCAAGGATTACATCAACTATAATCCAGATCGCGATAACACTCCTGACAGAACCTATAACTCTGACTGGGGATATTACGTAAATCCAGATGGATCAAGAACTCCAATTGCAAACAGAGCAAACTATTACTCGAAGCCAGTAATGATGTTGAACTGGGACTGGACAATGAGTGAAAAATCAAAGTTAAGTACTGTTTTATACATGTCTAATGGTAGAGGTGGTGGAACAGGAGATCTTGGAAGCTTCTGGAACGGGAAATTCAACAGTAATGGTACCCCTTCAACAAACAACATCAACTCGTACCGAAGAGCAGACGGAACATATGACTACAACCAAATCTTTGCTTTAAACAGTACTTTACCTGCAGCTGGTAACCCTTACATGGTGACTAATCCTGCTAATGGAAAACAATATCAGGTAAGAGACGGTATTATCAGAAGATCAAGTATCAACTCTCACAACTGGTATGGTATCTTAGCAAACTTCCAGCACAAAGTTAATGACAACTGGAATTTCTCAATCGGTACAGATGACAGATATTACTACGGTTATCACTATCAAGTAGTTTCTGATCTATATGGAGCAAGAGGATATAGAGAGATTCTAAATAATAATGTTCCACCTTACACACCATCAAGAGGATATGATTATAAGCAGCTTGCATGGAATCCACTAGGAGGAAAAACAGCTCCTTTAAATGAACAAATCGGATATAGCAACGACGGAGAAGTTATCTGGTACAGTGCATTCGGTCAGGTTGAATATACTAAAGATAAATTATCAGCATTCCTTCAGGGATCCGTTTCTAACCAAGGATATCAAAGAATTGATAACTTCGTTCAAGATGGAGTAACTAAACAACAAGGACAAATTGTTAATACAAAAACCGGATTCAAAAATCTTTTCGGATATAATATTAAAGGGGGTGCCAACTATAACATTGATGATCACAACAATGTATTTGCTAACATTGGTTACTACAGCAAGCAGCCATTCATGAACTCTGTGTACCCAAGTAACTTCCAGGTTGTAAACCCAAGCTTAACTAATGAGAAAATCTTCTCTGCTGAAGTTGGATATGGTTTCAGATCTCCTAAATTCAGTGCAAACCTTAACGTGTACAGAACTGAATGGAGAGACAGATGGCTAAGAAGAACTAACCAAACATTTACATTAGCTGACAATTCAACGACTACAGGATATGCTGAAATCAGTGGGATTACTGAAATTCACCAGGGAGTTGAATTTGATGCAGTTTATAAGCCTACAAGTTTCTTAGAATTCCAGGGAATGTTCTCTTGGGGTGACTACTACTACAAAGGAAATGCTACCGGATCTGCATTTGATGACAACAACAATCCTCTTACATTATCAGGATCTTCAACGGCAAGCGCATCTACTCTTTACCTAGACAAAGTAAAAGTAGGAGGAACAAGCAATAACAGTATTCCTCAAATGACAGCTTCATTAGGGGCTACCGTTAAACCTGTAAAAGATCTTAGTATCTTTGGAACATGGAGATACGTAGGAAAAGTATATTCATCTATTGATATTGCTACTTTCTCTAATCAGGCAGCACAGGATAAAGGAGTACTACAATTACCAGACTTCAATCTATTTGACTTAGGTATTTCATACAAAATCAAGTTAAAAGACGCTTCTCAGTATTTCACAATCGGAGCAAACGTTTACAACTTGTTTGATACATTCTATATTTCTGATGCATCAACAAATGTACTGTCATCTGATGCCCCTGCAAAATTAGCTGATGGAACAAATAACACTGCTAAGAAAACTTATGAGCAATTAGGCTACATGTACAAAGGTGTTGCAACTGACAACCGTGTTTTATTCGGATTCGGAAGAACTTGGGCAGCAACTCTATCATTCAACTTCTAA